One window of Candidatus Regiella endosymbiont of Tuberolachnus salignus genomic DNA carries:
- a CDS encoding phosphoglycerate kinase has protein sequence MSVINMSDLALTGKRVLIRADLNVPIKEGEITSTARIDASIPTIKAALDKRAHVMVTSHLGRPIEGEYNDAFSLLPIVHYLQKKLSIPVRLATNYLDGVEVGAGEVVVLENVRFNQGEEKNDEALAKKYAALCDVYVMDAFGTAHRAQASTHGVGQFAPIACAGPLLSAELTALATALDNPAHPMVAIVGGAKVSSKLKVLDSLAQIADQLIVGGGISNTFVAAQGHNVGQSLYEKDLLPHAKELLKTCNIPLPIDVRVATEFSENAVAVVKPVTDINDNEEILDLGDASIQNLVNIIKNAKTILWNGPVGVFEFPNFRQGTEILARAIADSSAFSIAGGGDTLAAIDLFGIADKISYISTGGGAFLEFVEGKKLPAVAMLEARAKQVKSAC, from the coding sequence ACGTGTACTGATCCGAGCCGATCTCAATGTACCGATTAAAGAGGGGGAAATCACTTCCACAGCGCGTATTGACGCATCAATACCGACGATCAAAGCCGCACTAGATAAAAGGGCGCATGTCATGGTGACCTCTCACCTGGGGCGACCGATTGAAGGCGAATATAACGACGCTTTTTCACTCCTGCCCATCGTGCATTATTTACAAAAAAAACTGTCGATTCCGGTGCGTTTAGCCACAAACTATCTTGATGGGGTTGAGGTAGGTGCGGGTGAAGTGGTGGTGTTAGAAAACGTGCGCTTTAATCAAGGCGAAGAAAAAAACGATGAAGCCTTGGCAAAAAAATACGCCGCACTTTGTGATGTTTATGTGATGGACGCTTTTGGCACCGCACATCGTGCGCAGGCATCAACGCACGGCGTTGGCCAATTTGCCCCTATCGCTTGTGCAGGGCCATTGTTATCAGCAGAGTTGACGGCATTGGCCACTGCCTTAGATAACCCAGCGCACCCGATGGTGGCGATTGTTGGCGGCGCTAAAGTTTCTTCTAAACTCAAGGTGTTGGATAGCTTAGCGCAGATCGCCGATCAACTGATTGTCGGTGGCGGCATTTCAAACACCTTTGTTGCCGCTCAAGGTCATAACGTCGGTCAATCGTTGTATGAAAAAGACTTGTTGCCGCACGCTAAAGAACTGTTAAAAACCTGTAATATCCCCTTGCCGATAGATGTTCGTGTCGCCACTGAGTTTTCTGAAAATGCGGTAGCGGTAGTGAAACCCGTGACGGATATTAACGATAATGAAGAGATCCTCGATCTGGGTGATGCTTCTATCCAGAATCTGGTTAACATTATCAAAAACGCCAAAACCATTTTGTGGAATGGTCCAGTGGGTGTTTTTGAATTCCCCAATTTTCGCCAAGGCACTGAAATTTTAGCAAGAGCAATCGCTGACAGTAGCGCCTTTTCTATCGCTGGTGGGGGAGATACGTTAGCGGCCATCGATCTTTTTGGTATTGCTGATAAAATATCTTACATTTCTACTGGAGGTGGTGCTTTTCTCGAATTTGTTGAAGGGAAAAAATTACCGGCCGTGGCGATGCTAGAAGCACGTGCTAAACAGGTTAAATCAGCCTGTTAA
- the fbaA gene encoding class II fructose-bisphosphate aldolase: MSEIPNFLKPGVITGNDVQKLFTYAKEKGFALPAVNCINSDSINAVLESAAKVKAPVIIQFSNGGAAFIAGKGVKLESQQAAIVGAISGAHHVHQMAAHYGVPVILHTDHCAKKLLPWLDGLLDEGEKHYAATGKPLFSSHMIDLSEEPLEENITICETYLKRMAKIGMTLEIELGCTGGEEDGVDNSHLDNSKLYTQPEEVAYAYEKLNAISPNFTIAAAFGNVHGVYTPGNVQLTPKILHNSQQHVSEKFHLPDNSLNFVFHGGSGSSREEIREAIGYGVIKMNIDTDTQWASWEGVLQYYQKNEGYLQRQLGNPEGEEKPNKKYYDPRVWLRAAQTSMVTRLEQAFKDLNAVDVL, encoded by the coding sequence ATGTCAGAAATTCCTAATTTCTTAAAGCCTGGGGTTATTACAGGTAATGATGTACAAAAACTCTTCACCTACGCAAAAGAAAAAGGCTTTGCATTACCAGCAGTCAACTGTATCAATAGCGATTCTATCAATGCTGTATTAGAAAGCGCAGCCAAAGTAAAAGCACCTGTGATTATTCAATTTTCCAATGGCGGCGCCGCTTTCATCGCAGGCAAAGGCGTAAAATTAGAAAGTCAGCAAGCGGCTATTGTTGGCGCTATTTCCGGCGCACATCATGTGCATCAAATGGCTGCACATTACGGCGTGCCGGTTATTTTGCATACTGATCATTGTGCGAAAAAATTGCTGCCTTGGTTAGATGGCCTGCTTGATGAGGGGGAAAAACATTATGCCGCCACAGGTAAGCCGTTGTTCTCTTCTCATATGATCGACTTATCGGAAGAGCCGTTAGAAGAAAATATCACCATTTGTGAAACATATTTAAAACGTATGGCAAAAATCGGCATGACACTAGAGATTGAACTCGGTTGTACTGGCGGTGAAGAAGACGGGGTCGATAACAGCCACTTGGATAATTCTAAACTTTATACGCAACCCGAAGAGGTGGCTTATGCGTATGAAAAATTAAACGCCATCAGCCCCAATTTCACTATTGCCGCTGCTTTTGGCAATGTTCATGGGGTGTATACACCCGGTAACGTACAGTTAACGCCAAAAATTTTGCACAATTCCCAACAACATGTTTCCGAGAAATTTCACCTACCGGATAACAGTTTGAACTTTGTTTTTCACGGCGGCTCCGGCTCGAGTAGGGAAGAGATCAGAGAAGCTATCGGCTATGGCGTGATCAAAATGAATATTGATACTGATACCCAATGGGCGAGCTGGGAGGGGGTGCTGCAATATTACCAAAAAAACGAAGGTTATTTGCAACGGCAGCTTGGTAATCCAGAGGGAGAGGAGAAACCGAATAAAAAATATTATGATCCCCGAGTATGGCTGAGAGCAGCTCAAACAAGCATGGTGACCCGTTTAGAACAAGCCTTCAAGGATCTCAATGCGGTCGATGTATTATAG
- the mscS gene encoding small-conductance mechanosensitive channel MscS — translation MEPINVVASFNNLGSWLLNNKDLLLQYTVNLIAALLILIIGSIVAKVISRTANRVMKLKAIDVTVADFLSAIIRYSILAFTIIAVLSRLGVQTTSVIAVIGAAGLAVGLALQGSLSNFAAGVLLVALRPFRVGEYVDLGGVAGTVLQVQIFSTTLRTPDAKIVVVPNGKIISGNIINTTRDPERRTEITLGVAYNADIDVVKKILGDIVAADNRIIHDRGVTIRLNEMAASSLNFIVRVWSSNADSFEVYWDLMENFKRALDANHISIPYPQMDVHLYPPAKVDMNIPTALEVAARRPGRETR, via the coding sequence ATGGAACCAATAAACGTCGTCGCTAGCTTTAATAACCTAGGAAGCTGGTTATTAAACAATAAAGATCTCTTGCTGCAATATACCGTCAATCTGATAGCGGCACTGTTGATACTTATCATCGGGTCGATTGTCGCTAAAGTGATCTCACGCACGGCTAACCGCGTGATGAAACTAAAAGCTATCGATGTCACTGTGGCCGATTTTTTATCGGCTATAATACGTTACAGTATTTTAGCTTTTACTATCATTGCGGTATTAAGTCGTCTGGGTGTGCAAACCACCTCCGTCATCGCGGTGATAGGTGCCGCCGGTTTAGCGGTTGGCTTAGCATTACAAGGCTCGCTTTCTAATTTTGCCGCAGGCGTATTGTTAGTCGCATTGCGTCCCTTCCGCGTCGGTGAATATGTCGATTTAGGCGGCGTAGCGGGGACGGTATTACAAGTACAGATTTTTTCCACTACCCTGCGCACACCTGATGCCAAAATTGTGGTGGTACCCAACGGTAAAATTATCAGTGGCAATATCATCAATACCACGCGCGATCCGGAACGTCGTACTGAGATCACCCTGGGCGTGGCTTACAATGCAGATATTGATGTGGTAAAAAAAATATTAGGGGATATTGTCGCCGCGGATAATCGGATCATACACGACAGAGGGGTGACGATCCGTTTAAATGAGATGGCTGCGTCTTCGTTAAATTTTATCGTGCGGGTGTGGAGCAGTAACGCTGATTCATTTGAGGTGTACTGGGATTTGATGGAAAACTTTAAGCGAGCGTTAGATGCGAATCATATCAGCATCCCCTATCCACAAATGGATGTACATTTGTATCCGCCGGCTAAAGTCGATATGAATATACCCACAGCCCTTGAAGTTGCCGCTAGGCGGCCAGGGCGTGAGACCCGATGA
- a CDS encoding oxidative stress defense protein, whose protein sequence is MKLNTLALATLIGFSILPAVLSAAEVPAGPHIITSGSAGIDVVPDIAILTIEVSELTKEAAAAKKQVDQRVAQYFDFLQKQNIDKKDINAANLRTQAEYDYKKAGETVLKGYRAVRQIRVTLRHLDKMNELLDQALKLGLNEIRAVDLDVADPKKYREEVRKKAIDNALSTASSVAQDFKSTLGSVYSIRYRAVNDQPVPMMMRMQDSAPAASNEAAETYKQQSIRFNDQVDVVFELQPTKAAAK, encoded by the coding sequence GTGAAATTAAATACACTCGCTTTAGCAACCTTAATAGGATTCAGTATTTTACCTGCGGTGTTATCAGCTGCTGAAGTGCCTGCTGGGCCACATATTATTACCTCAGGCAGTGCCGGTATTGACGTTGTACCAGATATTGCCATCTTAACGATTGAAGTAAGTGAATTGACTAAAGAGGCGGCTGCCGCTAAAAAACAGGTCGATCAACGGGTAGCACAATATTTTGATTTTCTACAAAAACAAAATATCGATAAAAAAGATATCAATGCGGCTAATCTACGGACTCAAGCGGAGTACGATTACAAAAAAGCCGGCGAGACCGTGCTAAAAGGCTATCGTGCTGTGCGTCAGATTAGAGTTACATTGCGTCATCTCGACAAAATGAACGAGTTACTTGATCAGGCACTGAAGTTAGGTCTTAATGAAATTCGCGCAGTAGACTTAGACGTTGCCGATCCAAAAAAGTATCGTGAAGAGGTGCGTAAGAAAGCGATAGACAATGCTTTATCCACAGCGAGTTCTGTAGCACAGGATTTTAAAAGCACCCTCGGGTCGGTATACAGCATCCGCTACCGTGCGGTTAACGACCAGCCAGTGCCGATGATGATGCGGATGCAAGACAGCGCCCCCGCAGCGTCAAATGAGGCTGCTGAAACCTATAAGCAACAAAGTATTCGCTTTAATGATCAGGTTGATGTGGTGTTTGAATTACAGCCAACAAAAGCGGCGGCGAAGTGA
- a CDS encoding ferritin: protein MLKKEIEKRLTQQLNLEFSSANLYLQMSAWCCRQGFDGAASFLKAHFQEEIQHMLRLVDYLNDHDVSFVIEAITPPIESKSLAAIFEQAYQHECCNTKKIDELVSIAKDLKDSSTFHFLQWYVAEQSEEEKLFKSIRNKLRLAGKSESSLLLIDQNSRTYVKSP from the coding sequence ATGTTGAAAAAAGAGATAGAAAAGCGACTTACGCAGCAATTAAATTTAGAATTTTCCTCGGCTAATCTTTATTTGCAGATGAGTGCTTGGTGCTGTCGCCAGGGTTTTGATGGTGCAGCTAGCTTTTTGAAGGCACATTTTCAAGAAGAAATACAACATATGTTACGTTTGGTTGATTACCTGAATGATCACGATGTTTCATTTGTGATTGAAGCTATCACGCCGCCCATTGAATCTAAATCGCTAGCAGCGATTTTTGAACAAGCCTATCAGCATGAATGTTGCAACACGAAAAAAATTGATGAGCTGGTGTCAATTGCTAAGGATTTAAAAGATTCTTCTACTTTTCATTTTCTACAATGGTATGTTGCTGAACAGAGTGAAGAGGAAAAATTATTTAAATCTATTCGCAACAAACTTAGGTTGGCGGGCAAGAGTGAAAGTAGTCTATTGCTTATAGATCAAAATTCAAGGACTTATGTAAAATCTCCTTAA
- the znuB gene encoding zinc ABC transporter permease subunit ZnuB: MIELLLPGWLAGMLLATVAGPLGSFIVWRRMSYFGDTLAHASLLGVACGLLLHIDPFYTVIVITLMLALILVLMERKPQLAVDTLLGILAHSALSLGLVVVSLMHNVRVDLMAYLFGDLLSVSLSDIWLISSGVALVLLMLCWQWRPFLLMTISPELAHVDGVNLQRSRMLLMLITAITIGLSMKFVGALIITSLLIIPAAAARRFARTPEQMAGIAVVIGMLAVSGGLILSACYDTPAGPSVVLCSAVMFILSLSRKARG; encoded by the coding sequence ATGATTGAACTGCTTCTTCCCGGTTGGTTAGCTGGCATGTTATTAGCCACGGTAGCAGGTCCATTAGGCTCTTTTATCGTATGGCGTAGAATGTCTTATTTTGGCGATACGCTGGCGCATGCTTCTTTACTCGGTGTGGCTTGTGGCCTGCTACTACATATTGATCCATTTTATACTGTGATAGTCATTACATTAATGTTGGCATTAATATTAGTGTTGATGGAGCGAAAACCACAGCTTGCTGTTGATACTTTACTTGGTATTTTAGCGCACAGTGCTTTGTCTCTCGGTTTAGTGGTCGTCAGCTTAATGCATAATGTGCGCGTTGATTTAATGGCTTATTTATTTGGTGACTTGCTGTCGGTTAGTTTAAGTGATATTTGGCTTATCTCCAGTGGAGTCGCTTTGGTATTACTGATGCTTTGTTGGCAATGGCGTCCATTTTTGTTGATGACCATCAGCCCTGAACTGGCTCACGTGGACGGTGTTAATTTGCAACGATCCAGGATGCTACTCATGCTGATTACTGCCATTACCATCGGTTTGTCGATGAAATTTGTCGGAGCGCTAATTATCACTTCGCTGTTGATCATTCCTGCTGCTGCTGCTCGTCGATTTGCACGCACTCCGGAGCAAATGGCAGGGATAGCGGTGGTTATTGGCATGCTAGCGGTAAGTGGAGGACTCATCTTGTCAGCTTGTTATGATACACCCGCCGGCCCGTCTGTCGTTCTTTGTTCCGCTGTTATGTTTATACTCAGTTTGTCACGAAAAGCGCGGGGTTAG
- the znuC gene encoding zinc ABC transporter ATP-binding protein ZnuC, whose protein sequence is MSTLIMLNNISVTLGEKRVLSDISLCLQSGQLLTLLGPNGAGKSTLVRVVLGLLAPTSGTLTRKPALRIGYVPQKLYLDASLPLTVNRFMSLQAKSQSADILSALNRVQALHLLESPMQKLSGGESQRVLLARALLNKPQLLVLDEPTQGVDINGQLALYDLIEQLRMELGCALLMVSHDLHLVMAKTDEVLCLNQHICCSGTPEAVSMHPEFIAMFGKSGAEQLAIYRHNHRYEVER, encoded by the coding sequence ATGTCCACGCTAATAATGCTTAATAACATCTCGGTTACCTTAGGTGAAAAACGAGTACTCAGTGATATTTCTCTTTGCTTGCAATCGGGGCAATTACTGACTTTACTCGGCCCCAATGGGGCGGGTAAGTCAACGTTAGTTCGGGTAGTTCTGGGGCTTCTCGCGCCCACGAGCGGTACGTTGACGAGAAAGCCGGCTCTACGTATCGGCTATGTGCCACAAAAATTGTATTTAGATGCGAGCTTACCTTTGACAGTAAACCGTTTCATGAGCCTACAGGCAAAAAGCCAATCAGCAGATATTTTGTCGGCACTCAACCGAGTTCAAGCCCTTCATTTGTTAGAAAGCCCGATGCAGAAATTGTCTGGTGGTGAAAGTCAGCGTGTATTACTGGCCAGAGCATTACTGAATAAACCCCAATTATTGGTATTGGATGAGCCGACACAAGGTGTGGATATTAACGGGCAATTGGCACTTTATGATTTAATTGAGCAATTACGAATGGAATTAGGCTGCGCTCTGTTGATGGTTTCACATGATTTACATTTAGTTATGGCTAAAACTGATGAAGTACTTTGCCTCAATCAGCATATTTGCTGTTCAGGTACGCCTGAAGCGGTTTCTATGCATCCTGAATTTATCGCGATGTTCGGTAAAAGTGGCGCTGAACAACTGGCGATTTATCGTCATAACCATCGTTATGAAGTGGAGCGATGA
- the znuA gene encoding zinc ABC transporter substrate-binding protein ZnuA yields the protein MFQKKRWQQYAALTIVCLTFNTFNLAFATVVTSIRPLGFIAAAITEGVSSTKVLLPNGASPHDYALRPSDLTLLRDADLVIWIGSDMESFLSKPLARFATNKQIAIAQLPKVEALLIRDTEHDHPVSEQVTAEKDDDHHHHHHGDYNMHLWLSPPIAKLAAIAIHDKLLELMPQNKDKLDENLRQFKDQLAQREEKIAKMLKPIQNKGYFVFHDAYGYFEERFNLAPLGHFTVNPAIPPGVQRLDQIKTQLLDKKATCIFAEPQFRPAVINAIAEGTDVRVGMLDPLGGSIELRKDSYVEFLSQLSDQYLSCLK from the coding sequence ATGTTCCAGAAAAAGAGATGGCAGCAGTACGCGGCTCTCACTATTGTATGCCTCACCTTTAACACCTTTAATCTTGCTTTTGCCACTGTAGTTACGTCAATACGCCCATTGGGATTTATTGCTGCTGCTATCACAGAAGGTGTCTCGTCAACAAAAGTCTTATTGCCTAATGGCGCTTCGCCTCATGACTATGCTTTACGTCCATCGGATCTAACACTGCTGCGCGATGCAGATTTAGTTATTTGGATTGGGTCTGACATGGAGAGCTTTCTTAGTAAACCATTAGCCCGTTTTGCTACTAATAAACAGATCGCCATTGCACAATTACCTAAAGTTGAAGCGTTATTAATCAGAGACACTGAACATGATCATCCCGTTTCTGAACAGGTAACAGCAGAAAAAGATGATGATCATCATCATCATCATCATGGCGATTATAATATGCATCTTTGGTTATCGCCTCCAATAGCCAAGTTAGCAGCAATCGCGATTCATGATAAATTATTGGAACTTATGCCGCAAAACAAAGACAAACTAGATGAAAATCTGCGTCAATTTAAAGATCAACTAGCGCAACGCGAGGAAAAAATTGCTAAGATGCTTAAGCCTATACAAAACAAAGGATATTTTGTTTTTCATGATGCTTACGGCTACTTTGAAGAACGGTTTAACTTAGCGCCATTGGGGCATTTTACCGTCAATCCCGCAATACCGCCTGGAGTACAACGTTTAGATCAAATAAAAACCCAGTTGCTTGATAAAAAAGCAACCTGTATTTTTGCTGAGCCACAATTCAGGCCAGCCGTGATCAATGCTATTGCCGAAGGTACAGATGTACGTGTAGGTATGTTAGATCCACTGGGGGGAAGCATCGAGTTGCGCAAGGACAGCTATGTAGAGTTTTTATCTCAATTGTCCGATCAATATCTAAGCTGCCTGAAATAG
- the mepM gene encoding murein DD-endopeptidase MepM: protein MQQVVRTITLTYNSLSRPHRIMLGSLILVTLAVFIWQPAVHLPENEPISKDITLNLTQPRSLPLDVNEPLEQTIPEPDEILQDELDTKSPNGSSTNEYVISSGDTLGNILTQYGIDKADIALLASQHRALRHLKVGQQISWSIDKNGDLQRLIWEVSARESRTYDRIGNHFKEKKVLQQGEWHDSVLKGRFEGNFIKSAKNAGLNTAEIRAVTKALQWQLNVNKLQGGDRFSVLMSREKFEGRHEQSRLLGVHILSDGKDYYAIRASDGKFYDRHGSGLARGFMRFPTMKHFRISSGFSLRRVNPVSGRITPHKGVDFAMPIGTPVLSIGDGEVLTATRSSAAGNYVVIRHGRQYTTRYMHLKKLLVEPGQKVKRGDRIALSGNTGRSTGPHLHYELWINQQAVNPVTAKLPRSEGLTGQSRRKYMATARQVVSQLRFN, encoded by the coding sequence TTGCAGCAGGTAGTCCGAACTATCACTTTAACGTATAACAGCCTATCACGCCCACACCGTATAATGCTGGGGTCTTTGATTCTAGTAACGCTGGCTGTGTTTATTTGGCAACCTGCTGTTCATCTTCCAGAAAATGAGCCTATCAGCAAAGACATAACACTTAACCTCACTCAGCCAAGATCATTACCCCTTGATGTCAACGAACCGCTTGAGCAAACAATACCCGAACCTGATGAAATTCTCCAAGATGAACTGGATACCAAGTCTCCTAATGGATCCAGCACCAATGAATATGTGATTTCGTCAGGGGATACCTTAGGCAATATTCTGACTCAATATGGCATCGATAAGGCGGATATTGCCTTGTTGGCTTCACAACATCGGGCATTGCGTCATCTAAAAGTAGGTCAACAGATTTCCTGGTCTATCGATAAAAATGGTGATTTGCAACGCTTGATTTGGGAGGTCTCAGCTCGCGAAAGCCGTACTTATGATCGCATCGGCAATCACTTTAAAGAAAAAAAAGTATTGCAACAAGGTGAATGGCATGACAGTGTACTAAAAGGGCGTTTCGAAGGAAATTTTATCAAAAGTGCAAAAAATGCCGGATTAAATACCGCCGAAATACGTGCTGTTACTAAAGCACTACAATGGCAATTAAACGTTAATAAACTGCAAGGCGGCGATCGGTTTTCAGTATTGATGTCACGGGAAAAATTTGAAGGCCGTCATGAGCAAAGCCGACTACTTGGCGTCCATATACTTTCAGACGGTAAAGATTATTACGCGATTCGCGCCAGCGACGGTAAATTTTATGATCGCCATGGTTCCGGTTTAGCACGGGGTTTTATGCGTTTTCCGACGATGAAACACTTCCGTATCTCTTCTGGATTCAGTCTACGCCGTGTTAATCCGGTCAGCGGGCGGATTACCCCACATAAAGGGGTAGATTTTGCGATGCCAATAGGGACACCGGTACTCAGCATCGGGGATGGTGAAGTGTTGACAGCCACACGAAGCAGTGCGGCAGGTAATTATGTTGTTATCCGTCACGGGCGCCAATACACCACGCGCTATATGCATCTAAAAAAATTATTGGTTGAGCCAGGGCAAAAAGTAAAACGGGGAGATCGCATCGCTTTATCCGGTAATACGGGACGCTCCACCGGGCCTCATTTGCATTATGAATTATGGATTAACCAGCAAGCTGTTAATCCTGTCACCGCAAAGTTGCCACGTTCTGAAGGGTTAACAGGCCAAAGTCGCCGGAAATATATGGCAACAGCCAGACAAGTTGTATCGCAGCTGCGTTTTAATTAA
- the lpxM gene encoding lauroyl-Kdo(2)-lipid IV(A) myristoyltransferase (LpxM is lauroyl-Kdo(2)-lipid IV(A) myristoyltransferase, an enzyme characterized in Escherichia coli and involved in biosynthesis of the form of lipid A found in that species and some closely related species.), translating to MHQEKNKNEGFIPRFQKSFLYPRYWLIWFSIMLLIVSAYVPARIRDPFWASLGRLVGKFAKGARRRARINLCYCMPQLDEKKREKLIDDMFAAAAQPMVILAELYLRGTKSLCSRVHWHGREIWDDVQKQGRNIILLVPHGWMIDIPFMLLAAEGKPVAGMFHHQRNPLIDYLWNRTRLRFGGRIHSREGGIKPFISSVRQGFWGGYLPDEDYGNDQSEFVDFFATYKATLPTLGRLMKICNAAIVPMFSVYDYNKHRFDIYIRPPMDDLTGADDAYVARRVNEEIETLITPNPEHYAWILKFIKTRKHGEIQPYLRKDL from the coding sequence ATGCATCAAGAAAAAAATAAAAACGAAGGGTTTATTCCACGCTTTCAAAAATCATTTCTTTATCCTCGTTATTGGCTAATTTGGTTTAGCATTATGCTTCTTATTGTCTCAGCTTATGTCCCTGCTAGAATACGGGATCCATTTTGGGCTAGCCTCGGACGCCTCGTCGGAAAATTTGCTAAAGGTGCACGGCGGCGTGCACGTATCAATCTTTGCTATTGTATGCCGCAATTAGATGAAAAAAAACGCGAAAAACTGATTGATGACATGTTTGCGGCCGCAGCACAACCCATGGTGATACTGGCTGAATTATATTTACGTGGCACTAAATCACTGTGTTCACGTGTACATTGGCATGGCAGAGAAATATGGGACGATGTACAAAAGCAGGGACGTAATATCATTTTACTGGTTCCTCACGGTTGGATGATAGATATCCCTTTCATGTTGTTGGCAGCAGAAGGAAAACCAGTAGCCGGCATGTTCCATCATCAACGTAATCCACTCATCGATTATTTGTGGAATCGCACCCGACTACGCTTTGGTGGCCGTATTCATTCACGAGAGGGAGGCATAAAACCCTTTATTAGCTCGGTACGTCAAGGATTTTGGGGTGGTTATTTACCTGATGAAGACTACGGAAATGATCAAAGCGAATTTGTGGATTTTTTTGCCACTTATAAAGCAACGTTACCAACGCTTGGACGCTTAATGAAAATATGCAACGCTGCAATTGTGCCCATGTTCTCTGTCTACGATTACAATAAACATCGTTTTGATATTTATATTCGCCCACCGATGGATGATTTAACCGGTGCAGATGATGCTTATGTCGCACGGAGAGTCAACGAAGAAATAGAAACATTGATCACTCCAAATCCAGAACATTACGCTTGGATATTGAAATTCATTAAAACCCGAAAACACGGTGAGATACAACCTTATTTGCGTAAGGATCTTTAA